One segment of Clarias gariepinus isolate MV-2021 ecotype Netherlands chromosome 6, CGAR_prim_01v2, whole genome shotgun sequence DNA contains the following:
- the LOC128527176 gene encoding intermediate filament protein ON3-like, with translation MDKTLRTTAERSYSSSSYTGPVVTTAKKSYSVRSSYGGTGGAVRMFGGQLVKSGVYGGSQDYMYRTEMGSGVGLGRVVCSPVTAVTVNKSLLAPLNLEIDPNVQAIRIQEKEQIKTLNNQFASFIDKVRFLEQENKRLETQWSILQEQSAPHSKINTMFENHIAERRRDLDGMGNRKSRLESELSNMLALVEDFKKKYKDEINKRTDAENTFVLIKKDADQAFMSTVELETSLKNLNDEIMFLTRIHEQELMELKSLIGDTSVVVEMDNRRDLDMDAIVAEVRAQYEEVAKRNQAEAESWYKHKYEELQVTATQHGENVKTTKAEITEYNRRIFRLQSELDNVKGLRTSQDLQVKEAEERGEKAVKEARLNVQELEEALQRAKHDMARQVRQYQSLMNIKLALDIEIATYRKLLDGEESRLLHGVQTINISRQSHVTYQPHQLDSRIIMPNMAQVTSVSSETTVVHNK, from the exons ATGGACAAGACACTCAGGACGACAGCTGAACGTTCCTACAGCAGTAGCTCCTACACCGGCCCGGTGGTCACCACCGCCAAAAAGAGTTACTCCGTGCGCAGCTCATATGGAGGCACTGGGGGTGCAGTTAGGATGTTCGGAGGGCAGCTTGTCAAATCAGGAGTGTATGGTGGGAGTCAGGATTATATGTATAGAACAGAGATGGGTTCAGGCGTGGGCTTGGGTCGCGTTGTGTGTTCCCCAGTGACCGCTGTGACCGTCAACAAGAGCCTCCTGGCACCTCTTAACCTGGAGATTGACCCTAATGTTCAAGCCATCAGAATTCAGGAGAAGGAACAGATCAAGACCCTGAACAACCAATTTGCCTCCTTTATTGATAAA GTGCGCTTTCTGGAGCAGGAGAACAAACGTTTGGAGACCCAGTGGAGCATTCTGCAAGAACAATCTGCCCCCCACTCTAAAATCAACACCATGTTCGAGAACCACATTGCTGAACGGCGCAGAGACCTGGATGGCATGGGAAACAGAAAGAGCCGCCTGGAGAGTGAACTCAGCAACATGCTGGCTCTAGTGGAGGACTTCAAAAAgaa GTACAAAGATGAGATCAACAAGCGTACAGACGCAGAGAACACCTTCGTGCTCATAAAAAAG GATGCTGATCAGGCTTTCATGAGTACGGTCGAGCTGGAAACATCACTGAAGAACCTCAATGATGAGATTATGTTCTTAACTCGAATCCACGAGCAG GAGCTGATGGAGCTGAAATCTCTGATTGGAGACACGTCAGTGGTTGTGGAGATGGACAACAGAAGAGACCTGGACATGGATGCTATTGTGGCTGAAGTCAGAGCGCAGTATGAGGAAGTCGCCAAACGCAATCAGGCCGAGGCTGAGAGCTGGTACAAACACAAG tatgaAGAGCTTCAAGTAACCGCCACACAGCATGGAGAAAATGTGAAAACGACTAAAGCTGAAATCACTGAGTATAACCGCCGCATCTTCCGCCTGCAGTCAGAGCTCGATAACGTCAAGGGCCTG CGCACCAGTCAGGACCTTCAGGTCAAAGAGGCTGAGGAACGCGGTGAAAAAGCAGTGAAGGAGGCGAGACTCAATGTACAGGAGCTTGAAGAGGCTCTTCAGAGAGCTAAACATGACATGGCGCGACAAGTGCGCCAGTACCAGTCACTAATGAACATTAAACTGGCCCTGGACATTGAGATCGCCACCTACAGGAAACTGCTGGATGGAGAGGAAAGCAG ACTGCTGCATGGTGTCCAAACCATCAACATCTCCAGACAGAGCC atgtTACTTATCAGCCACACCAGCTGGACAGCAGGATCATCATGCCCAATATGGCTCAGGTCACCAGTGTGAGCAGTGAGACGACCGTTGTTCACAACAAGTAG